A genome region from Anastrepha obliqua isolate idAnaObli1 chromosome 4, idAnaObli1_1.0, whole genome shotgun sequence includes the following:
- the LOC129244127 gene encoding uncharacterized protein LOC129244127 produces MNETDPITDVTTYQLQKIRTQLEELKGPTAKRPKRSINWIGSAWKWIAGSPDALDWDEILRSQNEIIDNNNLQYKVNSEIFKKTEELLQVVNGIATATNDVLGRTHQAKFSQEIQHKLMILKDDVSELIRACQMAKAGVANSNLLNKEEINSLISEIEVLPYSNVVEAIEYSEPSIYTNGTLLLYVLSMPKVAQTRFNHLITRSILKDGHRVDLKYKTILINKQLTYGIKNSCLHLATAMVCKQEALDLLSEDECLPRLLKGGQTSCRYVIGTETTVEVLKEDTIFLDNFNSSIWSGKTPKHLSGSYILQMENETITINNQTYWSTSSSGVQVLPPVLSTITNRSLAVDLNLVHEMTSGNIRLLGYLKDKTNWFATSEALGLILLMVFILLIWRKLTTGTKLPELNMSILQSSSRNRPKNVTSPNHDLRDADL; encoded by the coding sequence ATGAACGAGACCGATCCAATCACAGATGTCACCACTTATCAGTTACAAAAAATTCGAACTCAACTTGAGGAGCTGAAGGGTCCTACAGCCAAAAGACCAAAGCGTTCAATCAACTGGATTGGGTCAGCTTGGAAGTGGATTGCTGGCTCACCTGATGCTTTAGATTGGGATGAAATCCTGCGGAgccaaaatgaaataatagacAACAATAACTTACAGTATAAGGTAAACtctgaaattttcaagaaaactgAAGAGTTATTACAGGTTGTGAACGGGATTGCAACGGCCACGAACGACGTCCTGGGACGTACTCACCAAGCCAAATTTTCACAGGAGATTCAGCACAAATTGATGATTCTCAAGGATGACGTTAGTGAATTAATACGGGCATGTCAAATGGCCAAAGCAGGCGTAGCAAACAGCAATCTTTTGAATAAAGAGGAAATAAATAGCCTAATAAGCGAAATCGAAGTCCTTCCGTACAGTAACGTCGTCGAAGCCATTGAATATAGTGAACCATCAATCTACACGAACGGCACTCTTCTACTTTACGTGCTGTCCATGCCAAAGGTGGCTCAAACGAGGTTTAATCACTTGATCACGCGCTCTATTTTGAAGGATGGTCATAGAGTTGATCTGAAGTACAAGACAATCTTAATTAATAAACAGCTGACATATGGTATTAAAAATAGCTGTCTCCACCTCGCCACCGCCATGGTCTGCAAGCAGGAAGCCCTAGATTTATTGTCCGAAGATGAATGTCTACCACGTCTACTCAAGGGTGGGCAAACAAGTTGCCGCTACGTAATTGGCACGGAAACAACGGTTGAGGTGCTCAAGGAGGACACAATATTCTTGGATAATTTCAACAGCAGCATATGGTCAGGTAAAACACCTAAACACTTATCTGGCTCTTATATTCTGCAGATGGAGAACGAGactattacaataaataaccaAACCTACTGGAGTACTAGCAGCTCAGGCGTGCAGGTGCTCCCACCCGTGTTGTCCACCATAACAAATAGAAGCCTGGCAGTGGATCTCAATCTCGTCCACGAGATGACCTCCGGAAACATACGACTCTTGGGTTACCTGAAAGATAAAACCAACTGGTTTGCAACATCCGAAGCCCTAGGACTTATTTTGCTAATGGTCTTCATTTTGCTAATTTGGAGAAAGCTAACAACTGGAACAAAACTTCCTGAGCTGAATATGTCGATACTACAATCAAGTTCTCGGAACCGACCAAAAAACGTCACCTCTCCAAATCATGATCTGCGGGACGCAGATCTTTAG